The Streptomyces sp. JB150 genomic interval GGATGGCAGGCTTGGTGACGTGACCGAGATTGACGCAAAGATCGATGCTCTCGTCCCCGCCTGGCTCACCCTCCCCGACATCGCCGAAAAGCTCGGCGTCGAGGTGACGCGTGTGCGGCAGCTGGTCAAGGACGGCCAGCTCATCGCCGTACGCCGTGGTGAGAACCGCGCGCTGCACGTCCCCGCCGCCTTCATCGACGGGGACAAGGTCGTCAAGGGCCTGTCCGGGACCCTGACGCTGCTGCGGGACGACGGCTTCACGGACGAAGAGATGCTGGAGTGGCTCTTCACCCCCGATGACAGCCTGCCCGGCACCCCCGCGCAGGCCCTCAGCGAGAATCGCGGCACGGAGGTGAAGCGCCGGGCCCAGGCGCTCGCCGTCTGATCCGAGCACACCGAACGAAGAACGCTGACCGACCGTCCGGAGTACGGGCCGCGGCGCGCACGGGGCCACGCCGTGGTTCACCGCAGCCCGCGGCCCGTACGCCACCGACAACGGGGGGACCCATGCCCGACACCGCCACCACCGCACGCGCCCGCCTCGCCGACGCCCGGCTCTACCTGTGCACGGACGCCCGCAAGCGCCAGGGCGACCTGCCCGAGTTCCTGGACGCGGTGCTGGCCGGCGGTGTCGACATCGTGCAGCTGCGCGACAAGGGCATGGAGGCGGCCGAGGAGCTGGAGCACCTGGCGGTCTTCGCCGACGCCTGCGCCCGGCACGGCAAGCTCCTCGCGGTCAACGACCGCGCGGACGTCGCCCACGCCGCCCGCGCGGACGTCCTCCACCTCGGACAGGGCGACCTCCCGGTCCCCGCGGCCCGCGCCATCCTCGGCGCCGACGTCCTCATAGGCCGCTCCACGCACGCCGAGTCCGAGGCGGCCGCCGCCGCCGTCCAGGACGGCGTGGACTACTTCTGCACGGGCCCCTGCTGGCCCACCCCCACCAAGCCCGGCCGCCACGCCCCCGGCCTCGGCCTGGTGCGGTACACCGCCGCCCTGGGCACCGACCGTCCCTGGTTCGCCATCGGCGGCATCGACCTCGCCAACCTGGACCAGGTCCTGGACGCGGGCGCCCGCCGGGTGGTCGTGGTCCGCGCGATCACCGAGGCGGACGACCCGGGCGCCGCGGCGGCGGAGCTGGCCAAGCGGCTGCGGGATACTCCGTAGGAGCGGTTTTCCGCCACCGCGCCGGCCGGTCGGTCCGCCACCGCGCCGGCCGGTCGGTCCGCCACCGCGCCGGCCGGTCTGTCCGCCGGTCTG includes:
- a CDS encoding Rv2175c family DNA-binding protein; its protein translation is MTEIDAKIDALVPAWLTLPDIAEKLGVEVTRVRQLVKDGQLIAVRRGENRALHVPAAFIDGDKVVKGLSGTLTLLRDDGFTDEEMLEWLFTPDDSLPGTPAQALSENRGTEVKRRAQALAV
- the thiE gene encoding thiamine phosphate synthase — its product is MPDTATTARARLADARLYLCTDARKRQGDLPEFLDAVLAGGVDIVQLRDKGMEAAEELEHLAVFADACARHGKLLAVNDRADVAHAARADVLHLGQGDLPVPAARAILGADVLIGRSTHAESEAAAAAVQDGVDYFCTGPCWPTPTKPGRHAPGLGLVRYTAALGTDRPWFAIGGIDLANLDQVLDAGARRVVVVRAITEADDPGAAAAELAKRLRDTP